In Choristoneura fumiferana chromosome 21, NRCan_CFum_1, whole genome shotgun sequence, a single genomic region encodes these proteins:
- the fd102C gene encoding forkhead domain 102C, with product MCSGAEGNPWPLKDAPAVTAAAIDHYRLQLYNYAVAERLRLYPPAPCYSPYAPRLALSMSLLQQRALQPEEPKPQHSYIGLIAMAILSHPDHKLVLSDIYQHILDNYPYFRSRGPGWRNSIRHNLSLNDCFIKAGRSANGKGHYWAIHPANVEDFRKGDFRRRKAQRKVRKHMGLAVDDDGEDSPSPPPQSPPPTALALPFWGTARLPGGGQARKRQFDVASLLAPDDAPVKRTRRDSSGEEEPEEDIDVVASDQEEPAPAPYPLLGGWWPALEPALLQQLRRHAASPPPSPVDPQRPPDT from the coding sequence ATGTGCAGCGGAGCCGAGGGCAACCCCTGGCCTCTGAAAGACGCGCCCGCCGTAACCGCCGCAGCCATCGACCACTATAGACTACAACTGTACAACTACGCCGTCGCCGAACGCCTGAGACTATACCCACCGGCACCATGCTATTCCCCGTACGCGCCGCGCCTCGCTCTCTCCATGTCGCTGCTCCAACAACGCGCGCTCCAACCAGAAGAACCGAAGCCCCAACACAGCTACATCGGCCTCATCGCCATGGCGATCCTCAGCCATCCAGACCACAAGCTCGTTCTGTCAGACATCTACCAGCACATACTTGACAACTATCCGTATTTCCGCTCGCGAGGACCCGGATGGCGGAATTCAATCCGACACAATTTGTCGTTAAAcgattgttttataaaagcgGGGCGATCCGCGAACGGGAAAGGACACTATTGGGCGATACATCCGGCTAACGTGGAAGACTTTCGCAAAGGTGATTTTCGGAGGCGCAAAGCTCAGAGGAAAGTGAGGAAGCACATGGGTTTGGCGGTGGATGACGACGGGGAGGACTCGCCGTCGCCACCGCCGCAATCGCCACCGCCGACGGCGCTGGCGCTGCCGTTCTGGGGCACGGCGCGGCTGCCGGGCGGCGGGCAGGCGAGGAAGAGACAGTTTGATGTCGCGTCGCTTTTAGCGCCGGATGATGCTCCGGTGAAGAGAACTCGGCGTGATAGCAGTGGGGAAGAAGAGCCAGAAGAAGATATAGATGTGGTGGCAAGTGACCAGGAGgagccggcgccggcgccgtaCCCCCTGCTGGGAGGTTGGTGGCCGGCGCTGGAGCCCGCGTTGCTCCAGCAGCTGCGACGACACGCCGCTTCGCCGCCGCCCAGCCCCGTCGACCCCCAACGTCCGCCAGACACCTAG